The Micromonospora sp. NBC_00421 DNA window AACCTGAACCCGCTGGAAGAGGCCGCCGCCTACCAACAGTTGCTGGAAGAGTTCGGCGCGACCCACGAGGAACTTGCCCGCCGGATCGGGCGGAGCCGACCGCAGATCTCGAACACCATCCGGCTGCTGAACCTGCCCCCACAGGTCCAGCGGCGGGTGGCGGCCGGCGTGCTGTCCGCCGGCCACGCCCGTGCGCTGCTCAGCCTCGACGAGGCTGAGGCACAGGAGCAGTTGGCGCTCCGCATCGTCGCCGAAGGGCTCTCGGTCCGGGCGACCGAGGAGATCGTGGCCCTGGCGCTCAGCGACGGCCCGGCCAAGGCCCCGGCGACCAAGCGCCGTTCGAAGCCGCACGCGCCCGCGTTGACCGACCTGGCCGACCGCCTCTCCGACCGCTTCGACACCCGGGTAAAGGTGGACATCGGCCGGAGCAAGGGGAAGATCACCATCGAGTTCGCCACGGTGGACGATCTGGAACGGATCGTCGGCATCATCGGCGTGGGTGAGGAAGACGAACCGGAGCCCGAGGACTGATCACCGGACCACTCGTCGCGGCCGTGTACCCCAGTCGGGTACGCGGCCGTTTCGTTGGGTTCGATGCCGCTGCGGAAACGCCGGCGACGTCGACACCTCCGTCATCGCTGCCGACTCTCGCCCCTTGCCGGTACGTGTCGTCCGCGGCCATACCGCCCTCGGGTGTTCCGATCGGCAGGGTGAGGGTCTGCTTCAAGCTCATGCTCACGCCGGGTCGTAGTGGCCTCCCGGTCATGGATGCCACTGCAACCTGGAAGTAGCGCGATCCTGCGCGGCGCATTCGGGGTTAACGGGGAGAGGCGGGGGTGAGATCGATCCGCCCGGGGAGAGGGGGACGGATCGCCCCGGCAGGTGTGGACCCCGGGTATGTCCTTGCGGCCCCGCTCCGCTCGGTGCGCCGCGAGCCGGTCGGCGTGGCGTCGCCGAGTTCCACGCCCATTCACACCACGTCGAGACTGAACCGGGCCCGGCAGCCAGCGGACTCGGGAGTTAGGTGGCGGGCCTGGCGATGCGGCCCGTCTCGTCGTCGTCCGATCCGGGCCGCTCAGATCGTCCTGGAGCATCTCAGCGATTTCACGCAGCCCCTGGGTAGCCCGGAGGTTGTAGTTGTCTCCTGGGCTGATCTGAGGGCATTGGGAGCGGTGGTGCGTTTGTGGGCGGCGGTGTGTTCGGAGCGCGATGCGTTTGTGGGGCATGCGGCATGACCCGGGGGCGGCGATGCACGTGTGAGTCGCGGTACGGAGCCATGTTTCACGTGGAACGGATCTTCCCGGCCGATCCGGTGCCGAGGTCGTCGACAGTGCTACCTCACGGCGGATCCGGTGCCGTCCGAAGGAAGGCGATCGGAGGCACGCAGTCGCCACGTTTCACGTGGAACGGTCGTCACTAATCCACAAGCAGGACCGTCTTCCGTAGCGGTCTGCGGCATGCCAAACGGCCGACGGGTGGTCAGCTGCGGGGTAGGGCCCAACGCGACTTTGCGGGAACTCGCGCGATTTCTGAGGAGGCCAGGTGAGGGAGAGCGCGTCCGGCCTGGGTCAGGCCCGACGAGCAAAAGCACCTACCGGCGCAATGAACCGGGTCGAGCCACTGCCTGACAAGCCTGCTTCGATGCCCGCAGCGGCGCAGGACCCTGTGAGCCCGCAGGACCGTCTCGCCCACCCTCCTCACGCACCACCCGGCCGCTGAACCCTTCATCGCGCACCTACCGAACCGCTCGTCTGCTGGCACCTCTTGGCACCCACGCTTGCCGCCTGACCGTTGACACGTCCTCGTTCACACGCGCCCTGCCTACCGTCGACCCATCGATGCTTCATCGGCCCACAACCGCTCGTCGGCCTTCCCTCGGGCACGCTGGCCTCTGGACCGCGTCACCCGTTTCACGTGAAACCGTCCGACTGCACTCGATCTTTCTGGAACAACTCTCCCCGGCATCTGCCGAGCAGGCCGAGCAGGGAGAGGTCAGGAAGGGGCAGGAGCCTGAGCAGGCTCAGTCCCCACCAGGGCCACGGTTCCACGTGAAACCGAGAGGCTCGGTGCGGAATGGAAGCGCTAGCTTCCTACGGCCAAGCGTGCCCCCGGCGTCGCCGACAGGCCTCGCCGCCAGCAGGCCGCTCGCTCCTGCATCGCCCCCTCCACAAGGACGAGTCGACGGTGAGCTACGCCGGATCATCCACCGCCCGAGAGGCAGACGAA harbors:
- a CDS encoding ParB/RepB/Spo0J family partition protein encodes the protein MKNRPRGGLGRGLGALIPTGPVQESTTTATMPVEVDPGRPVIETPADPMAAVPPVPAPVVVAPQHHEPPQHDELQLNPVPGARFAEISVDAIVPNPKQPRHVFDEEALEELKTSIQEVGFLQPIVVRQLDSEKYELVMGERRWRAAQAVGRETIPAIVRETKDDAMLRDALLENIHRANLNPLEEAAAYQQLLEEFGATHEELARRIGRSRPQISNTIRLLNLPPQVQRRVAAGVLSAGHARALLSLDEAEAQEQLALRIVAEGLSVRATEEIVALALSDGPAKAPATKRRSKPHAPALTDLADRLSDRFDTRVKVDIGRSKGKITIEFATVDDLERIVGIIGVGEEDEPEPED